One genomic window of Polyangium aurulentum includes the following:
- a CDS encoding 6-pyruvoyl trahydropterin synthase family protein — translation MGVFRVSEEVRFCYGHRLMEYQGKCARIHGHNARVEIVLAGSGLNRLGFVADFADIEAAAHEWIEQFDHKLVLRQDDPVIPYLEQAGEAYVTLPVNPSAENFARLIYEHLRGKGHPVAAVRFWETETANATYEGEG, via the coding sequence ATGGGCGTGTTCCGCGTGTCCGAAGAAGTGCGGTTTTGTTATGGCCATCGGTTGATGGAGTACCAGGGCAAGTGCGCCCGGATTCACGGCCACAATGCGCGCGTGGAGATCGTACTCGCGGGGAGCGGCCTCAATCGGCTGGGGTTCGTCGCCGATTTTGCGGATATCGAGGCGGCGGCGCACGAATGGATCGAGCAATTCGATCACAAGCTCGTCTTGCGCCAGGACGACCCGGTGATTCCGTATCTCGAGCAGGCGGGGGAGGCGTACGTCACGTTGCCGGTGAACCCGAGCGCGGAGAACTTCGCGCGGCTCATTTACGAGCACCTGCGGGGCAAGGGCCATCCGGTGGCGGCGGTGCGCTTCTGGGAGACGGAGACGGCGAACGCGACGTACGAGGGCGAAGGCTGA
- a CDS encoding response regulator transcription factor, translating to MPRKIETALLIDDDDAFRTTLQGALRRRGVQARTAATVEEGLVAAEDAAVDLVVIDYRMPRSDGLSALPRFRRSCPDAAIVMLTGFGDIALAVAAVREGADTLLTKPIDADRLLREATSLFDRPRPSLSMPPSSSRTTYKLDELERDAINAALKDAGGVIAVAAKLLGIDRRTLQRKLKKLG from the coding sequence GTGCCTCGGAAGATCGAGACGGCGCTGCTCATCGATGACGACGACGCGTTCCGGACGACCTTGCAGGGCGCGCTGCGGCGGCGCGGGGTGCAGGCGCGGACGGCGGCGACCGTGGAGGAGGGGCTCGTGGCGGCCGAGGATGCGGCGGTCGATCTCGTGGTGATCGACTACCGCATGCCGCGCTCGGATGGGCTCTCGGCGCTGCCGCGGTTTCGGCGCTCGTGTCCGGACGCGGCGATCGTGATGCTCACCGGGTTCGGCGATATCGCGCTCGCGGTGGCTGCCGTGCGGGAGGGGGCGGACACGCTGCTCACCAAGCCCATCGACGCCGACCGGCTCTTGCGTGAGGCGACGAGCCTGTTCGATCGTCCGCGCCCGTCGCTTTCGATGCCGCCGTCGTCGAGCCGCACGACGTACAAGCTCGACGAGCTGGAGCGGGATGCGATCAACGCGGCGCTCAAGGATGCGGGCGGGGTCATCGCGGTGGCGGCGAAGCTGCTCGGGATCGATCGGCGGACGCTGCAGCGCAAGCTGAAGAAGCTCGGGTGA
- a CDS encoding ATP-binding protein has protein sequence MSVPPISIVDPEGGRVRGETERAERSSVRAVLLSGAHPIPEGTAERWLIQLRWLAIVGMAATTAMGKALVPELHIMPVALILGALAVLNGCLALVVGKVLRAKGRLVGAQIAFDVMALGGVLWVSGGVSNPFAAFLVFQIALAGLLCRGRTTLGIAALTALVAAIVSFADPLPLAAAPIGERLVRQLSAFVSIASASAFLGLCMFVYARRLEELRQRTARNEKLAMLGRVVGGMSHELSTPLATILLAGEELSAITHEGQPEAATLARTIATEAQRASDIIGLVRGYIRPDQRLEEIELGAFVSDFASKHLRRLAFRGEVMIDAPDPVVVSVLTSGLGQVLVNVLTNATEAMTALEAPRLSIEVRDRGDHAEIVVEDGGPGFSPEILARLGEPFQTTKERQGGMGLGLYVSSVLLDRMNGTLSVGNGPGGGARVSIRLGRVVSARDSEV, from the coding sequence GTGTCCGTCCCTCCCATCTCGATCGTCGATCCGGAGGGGGGACGTGTGCGCGGCGAGACCGAGCGCGCGGAGCGGTCGTCGGTGCGCGCGGTGCTGCTTTCGGGCGCGCACCCGATCCCCGAAGGGACCGCGGAGCGGTGGCTGATCCAGCTCCGATGGCTCGCGATCGTCGGCATGGCCGCCACCACCGCCATGGGCAAGGCGCTCGTCCCCGAGCTGCACATCATGCCCGTCGCCTTGATCCTCGGCGCCCTCGCCGTGCTGAACGGGTGCCTCGCCCTCGTGGTGGGCAAGGTCCTGCGCGCGAAGGGGCGGCTCGTCGGGGCGCAGATCGCCTTCGATGTCATGGCGCTCGGCGGCGTGCTCTGGGTCTCGGGCGGCGTGAGCAACCCCTTCGCGGCCTTCCTCGTGTTTCAAATCGCGCTCGCGGGCCTGCTCTGCCGCGGGCGCACTACGCTCGGCATCGCGGCCCTCACCGCGCTCGTCGCGGCGATCGTCTCCTTCGCGGATCCGCTCCCGCTCGCGGCGGCGCCCATCGGCGAGCGGCTCGTCCGGCAGCTCAGCGCGTTCGTCTCCATCGCCTCGGCGAGCGCGTTTCTCGGCCTGTGCATGTTCGTCTACGCGCGGCGGCTCGAGGAGCTGCGGCAGCGCACGGCGCGCAACGAGAAGCTCGCCATGCTGGGGCGCGTCGTCGGCGGCATGTCGCACGAGCTGTCGACGCCGCTCGCGACCATCCTCCTCGCGGGCGAGGAGCTCTCGGCGATCACGCACGAAGGTCAGCCCGAGGCGGCGACCCTCGCGCGCACCATCGCGACCGAGGCGCAGCGCGCGAGCGACATCATCGGCCTCGTGCGCGGCTACATTCGTCCCGATCAGCGCCTCGAGGAGATCGAGCTCGGCGCGTTCGTCTCCGATTTTGCGAGCAAGCACCTGCGGCGGCTCGCGTTTCGGGGCGAGGTGATGATCGACGCGCCCGATCCGGTGGTCGTGTCGGTGTTGACCTCGGGGCTCGGCCAGGTCCTCGTCAACGTGCTGACCAACGCGACGGAGGCGATGACGGCGCTCGAAGCGCCGCGGCTCTCGATCGAGGTTCGCGATCGCGGCGATCATGCCGAGATCGTGGTGGAGGACGGCGGCCCCGGGTTTTCGCCGGAGATCCTGGCGCGGCTGGGCGAGCCGTTTCAGACGACGAAGGAGCGGCAGGGAGGCATGGGGCTCGGCCTGTACGTCAGCTCGGTCTTGCTCGATCGGATGAACGGGACGCTCAGCGTGGGCAATGGTCCGGGCGGCGGCGCGCGCGTGAGCATCAGGCTCGGCCGGGTTGTCTCGGCGCGCGACTCGGAGGTGTGA
- a CDS encoding alpha/beta hydrolase produces MMPPRKSKTGRKRRAEAEKSLRRKRIFRITLLAVTLVGLVAVPVCAMWTTPKAPASAAPPTRVTPETLEGPGARYRITLTNPTAWKRETPSKESDASLQLRHVASGAVLVVVEAPQDNALRTAEDVADDVLERMGGTQGILRVGREALPVRTGSALLLHNRNSTTSSEELTGIFVEEASAYIVSGTAPSRTFASVRAEMEAIIRSFSQTPPAPAPKELPPRVLALPAPPEPKSHTGTIDPRSVPADALAHHAREAAARDDYETAAVLQHWAVSRGYRSGLYDLACYSSRAVQANAALHWLERAAEEEGVDPSWADVDGDLDFIREDKRWGPLRAWLGVVSRYWQASGRKETRLVVPKGYQPGKPIPVLVGLHGMGSVPADFAGVDMQRFANAHSIAVVSASGTLPLGPHSYRWVESPSRDGARIEAALAEVADRVTIAPGKVVLIGFSQGAVMAGEIAARHPDRYAGAIMMSPGGRSSLAFGSVERQPAIEKRRFVVVVGEGERPGNVELAQKDAERLRTLGADVFHKVYAGQDRHAFPPDYETILPVWVAYLLGEGPKPKG; encoded by the coding sequence ATGATGCCGCCCCGCAAGTCGAAGACTGGCCGCAAGCGCCGCGCCGAGGCCGAAAAAAGCCTGCGCCGCAAGCGCATCTTCCGCATCACCCTCCTCGCCGTCACGCTCGTGGGCCTCGTCGCCGTACCCGTGTGTGCGATGTGGACCACGCCCAAGGCGCCCGCGTCCGCCGCGCCGCCCACCCGTGTCACGCCCGAGACCCTCGAGGGGCCCGGGGCGCGGTATCGTATCACGCTGACAAACCCCACGGCCTGGAAGCGCGAGACCCCCTCCAAGGAGAGCGACGCGAGCCTGCAACTCCGCCATGTCGCGAGCGGCGCGGTGCTCGTGGTCGTCGAAGCCCCCCAGGACAATGCGCTGCGCACCGCCGAGGACGTGGCCGACGACGTGCTCGAACGGATGGGCGGCACGCAAGGGATCCTTCGTGTCGGCCGCGAAGCCCTCCCGGTCCGCACAGGCAGCGCGCTGCTGCTCCACAATCGGAATTCGACGACGTCGAGCGAGGAGCTCACGGGCATTTTCGTCGAGGAGGCGAGCGCGTACATCGTCTCGGGCACCGCGCCCTCGCGCACCTTCGCCTCCGTGCGCGCCGAGATGGAAGCGATCATTCGCTCGTTCTCGCAGACGCCGCCCGCGCCAGCGCCGAAGGAGCTGCCGCCCAGGGTGCTCGCGCTGCCTGCGCCGCCCGAGCCGAAGTCGCACACCGGGACAATCGACCCGCGCTCCGTTCCTGCCGACGCGCTCGCCCATCATGCGCGAGAGGCCGCCGCGCGCGACGACTACGAGACGGCGGCGGTGCTCCAGCACTGGGCCGTTTCGCGCGGGTATCGCTCCGGTCTCTACGACCTCGCCTGCTATTCCAGCCGCGCGGTGCAGGCGAACGCTGCCCTTCATTGGCTCGAGCGGGCCGCGGAGGAGGAGGGCGTCGATCCGAGCTGGGCCGACGTCGACGGCGATCTCGATTTCATACGCGAGGACAAACGCTGGGGGCCCCTGCGCGCCTGGCTCGGGGTGGTGTCGCGCTACTGGCAGGCGAGCGGGCGTAAAGAGACGCGCCTCGTCGTGCCGAAGGGATACCAGCCGGGCAAGCCGATCCCGGTCCTGGTCGGCCTGCACGGAATGGGGTCGGTCCCTGCCGATTTCGCCGGCGTGGACATGCAGCGCTTTGCCAACGCGCATTCGATCGCCGTCGTGTCCGCGAGCGGGACCCTCCCGCTCGGGCCGCACAGCTATCGCTGGGTCGAGTCACCCTCGCGCGACGGCGCGAGGATCGAGGCCGCGCTCGCGGAGGTCGCCGATCGAGTGACGATCGCGCCCGGGAAGGTGGTCCTCATCGGCTTCTCGCAGGGCGCGGTGATGGCCGGCGAGATCGCCGCCCGGCACCCGGACCGTTATGCCGGGGCAATCATGATGAGCCCGGGCGGCCGCTCATCGCTCGCGTTCGGCAGCGTCGAGCGACAGCCCGCGATCGAAAAGCGTCGCTTCGTGGTGGTCGTGGGCGAGGGCGAGCGTCCGGGCAACGTCGAGCTCGCCCAGAAGGACGCCGAACGCCTGCGCACGCTCGGCGCCGACGTGTTCCACAAGGTCTACGCCGGACAGGACCGACACGCGTTCCCGCCGGACTACGAGACCATACTCCCCGTGTGGGTCGCGTACCTCCTCGGCGAGGGCCCCAAGCCCAAGGGATGA
- the uvrA gene encoding excinuclease ABC subunit UvrA — MRKRQNDNLPAAREPDFIVVKGAREHNLRIEHLEIPKRKLVVFTGPSGSGKSSLAFDTLYAEGQRRYVETLSAYARQFLGQLDRPAVEHVSGLSPTIAIEQKSASSNPRSTVGTITEIYDYLRVLYARAGEQRCPECGKPVSSQSVDEIVDGLLALPENTRLTLLAPLVVHRKGEHKDIFEDLVSRGFSRVIVNGKVERLDPLPKLDKKLKHTISLVADRIAVRAEDRARIAESVELALREGKGEMVAEPEGGGRPMTFSQSRMCCGKSFPELSPQSFSFNSPLGMCPACSGLGTRLEADPELVVPDKKMSLREGAIAPWASAMSRGEGWTFRIAEAAAKAIGVDLDAPFGKLPPKKREQILYGMEGKKIAVSWGKEGSESHGTFGMKFEGVIPGLERRFRETTSEAAREAYRKFFREMPCDACGGRRLRAETLAVYVGDKTIADISSMTVAEAVAHVRALSLSGYKARITEGVTREIDARLGFLMNVGLDYLTLDRSGPTLSGGEAQRIRLASQLGSELSGVMYVLDEPSIGLHQRDNEMLIGTLRRLKDLGNTVLVVEHDEDTIRAADHVVDFGPGAGHEGGRVLFNGTPEELQDARQNLTGDYLSGRRRIEIPEKRRAPAGWISIKGAAEHNLKGIDVRLPLGVLTAVTGVSGAGKSSLVSGILLPALGRALHGSLEPIGKHDAIEGLEALDKVIAIDQKPIGRTPRSNPGTYTKVFDHIREIFAMLPEARARGWDAGRFSFNVKGGRCESCHGDGVVKVEMHFLADVYVPCEVCGGKRYNAQTLSVRFKGKSIADVLESSVDDCLELFPHHTALKRILETLALVGLGYMKIGQPATTMSGGEAQRVKLSRELGKVQTGRTLYVLDEPTTGLHFEDIRRLLGVLAKLVEAGNSVVVIEHNLDVIKCADWILDLGPEGGARGGRVIAEGTPEQVVRVKASHTGKFLAELLGRQKPKVGRAKGAEARVEG, encoded by the coding sequence ATGCGCAAACGACAAAACGATAACCTCCCCGCAGCCCGCGAGCCCGATTTCATCGTCGTCAAGGGAGCGCGCGAGCACAACCTCCGCATCGAGCACCTCGAGATCCCCAAGCGCAAGCTCGTGGTCTTCACGGGCCCGAGCGGCTCGGGCAAATCGAGCCTCGCCTTCGACACCCTCTACGCCGAGGGCCAGCGCCGCTACGTCGAGACGCTCTCCGCCTACGCGCGCCAGTTCCTGGGGCAGCTCGATCGCCCGGCCGTCGAGCACGTCTCGGGCCTGTCGCCGACCATCGCCATCGAGCAGAAGAGCGCCTCGTCCAACCCGCGCTCCACGGTCGGCACCATCACCGAGATCTACGATTACCTGCGCGTGCTCTACGCGCGCGCCGGCGAGCAGCGCTGCCCCGAATGCGGCAAACCCGTCTCCTCGCAGAGCGTGGACGAGATCGTGGACGGGCTGCTCGCATTGCCGGAAAACACGCGCCTGACGCTGCTCGCGCCGCTCGTCGTGCACCGGAAGGGCGAGCACAAGGACATCTTCGAGGACCTCGTCTCGCGAGGTTTTTCGAGGGTCATCGTCAACGGCAAGGTGGAGCGGCTCGATCCGTTGCCGAAGCTCGACAAGAAGCTGAAGCACACGATCTCGCTCGTCGCCGATCGCATCGCGGTGCGCGCCGAAGATCGGGCGCGCATCGCCGAGAGCGTGGAGCTTGCGCTGCGCGAGGGCAAGGGCGAGATGGTGGCCGAGCCCGAGGGCGGCGGGCGCCCGATGACGTTCAGCCAGAGCCGGATGTGCTGCGGCAAGAGCTTCCCCGAGCTGAGCCCGCAGAGCTTTTCCTTCAATAGCCCGCTCGGCATGTGCCCGGCCTGCAGCGGCCTCGGCACGCGCCTCGAGGCCGATCCGGAGCTGGTCGTGCCGGACAAGAAAATGTCCTTGCGCGAGGGGGCGATCGCGCCCTGGGCGAGCGCGATGTCGCGCGGCGAGGGCTGGACGTTCCGCATCGCGGAGGCGGCGGCGAAGGCGATTGGCGTCGATCTCGACGCGCCCTTCGGCAAGCTGCCGCCGAAGAAGCGCGAGCAGATCCTCTACGGCATGGAGGGCAAGAAGATCGCCGTCTCCTGGGGCAAGGAGGGCTCGGAGAGCCACGGCACGTTCGGCATGAAGTTCGAGGGCGTGATCCCGGGCCTCGAGCGCCGCTTCCGCGAGACCACGAGCGAGGCCGCGCGCGAGGCGTACCGGAAGTTTTTCCGGGAAATGCCCTGCGACGCGTGCGGCGGCCGGCGCCTGCGGGCCGAGACGCTCGCGGTGTACGTCGGCGACAAGACGATCGCGGACATCTCGTCGATGACCGTGGCCGAGGCGGTTGCGCACGTGCGCGCGCTGTCGCTCTCGGGCTACAAGGCGCGGATCACCGAGGGCGTGACGCGCGAGATCGACGCGCGGCTCGGCTTTCTGATGAACGTGGGCCTCGATTACCTGACGCTCGACCGCTCGGGGCCCACGCTCTCGGGCGGGGAGGCGCAGCGCATCAGGCTCGCGAGCCAGCTCGGCAGCGAGCTTTCGGGCGTGATGTACGTGCTCGACGAGCCGAGCATCGGCCTGCACCAGCGCGACAACGAGATGCTGATCGGGACGCTCAGGCGTCTGAAGGACCTCGGCAACACGGTGCTCGTGGTCGAGCACGACGAGGACACGATCCGCGCGGCCGATCACGTCGTCGATTTCGGCCCCGGCGCGGGGCACGAGGGCGGGCGGGTCCTGTTCAACGGGACGCCCGAGGAGCTGCAGGACGCGCGGCAAAACCTGACCGGCGATTACCTCTCGGGCCGGCGGCGCATCGAGATCCCCGAAAAGCGGCGCGCGCCCGCGGGGTGGATCTCGATCAAGGGGGCGGCTGAGCATAATTTGAAGGGCATCGACGTGCGCCTGCCGCTCGGCGTGTTGACGGCCGTGACGGGCGTGAGCGGCGCGGGCAAAAGCTCGCTCGTGTCGGGCATTCTGCTTCCCGCCCTCGGGCGCGCGCTGCACGGGTCGCTCGAGCCGATTGGAAAGCACGACGCCATCGAGGGCCTCGAGGCGCTCGACAAGGTGATCGCGATCGATCAGAAGCCGATCGGCCGGACGCCGCGCTCGAACCCTGGGACGTACACGAAGGTGTTCGACCACATCCGCGAGATCTTCGCGATGCTGCCCGAGGCGCGCGCGCGCGGCTGGGACGCGGGGCGCTTCAGCTTCAACGTGAAGGGCGGCCGGTGCGAGAGCTGCCACGGCGACGGCGTGGTGAAGGTGGAGATGCACTTCCTCGCCGACGTGTACGTGCCTTGCGAGGTATGCGGCGGAAAGCGTTACAACGCGCAGACCCTGAGCGTGCGGTTCAAGGGCAAGAGCATCGCCGACGTGCTCGAGTCGAGCGTCGATGATTGCCTGGAGCTATTCCCGCACCACACGGCCCTGAAGCGCATTCTGGAGACGCTGGCGCTGGTCGGGCTCGGATACATGAAGATCGGGCAGCCCGCGACCACGATGAGCGGCGGCGAGGCGCAGCGCGTGAAGCTCTCCCGCGAGCTCGGCAAGGTGCAGACGGGCCGGACGCTCTACGTGCTCGACGAGCCGACGACGGGCCTGCATTTCGAGGACATCCGCAGGCTGCTCGGGGTGCTCGCGAAGCTCGTCGAGGCGGGAAACTCGGTTGTCGTGATCGAGCACAACCTCGACGTCATCAAGTGCGCGGACTGGATCCTGGACCTCGGGCCCGAAGGCGGCGCGCGCGGCGGGCGGGTCATTGCCGAGGGGACGCCCGAGCAGGTGGTGCGGGTGAAGGCGTCGCATACCGGGAAGTTTTTGGCGGAGCTGCTCGGAAGGCAAAAGCCGAAGGTGGGGCGCGCGAAGGGGGCGGAGGCGCGGGTGGAGGGGTGA
- a CDS encoding cytochrome c oxidase subunit 3 family protein, translated as MSSQALEGGEAGEQKLSPQFHVAHHFDKADTQFDAGRMGVWLFLVTEILLFGGLFCAFAIFRSKFFPSFVEAHHHLDKVMGGINTLVLICSSFTMAVAVRSAQKNQTKRTTVLLAITLACAAAFLVIKYFEYSHKIHDGLLPGQLFHAQGFTTGHPGLFFAIYFMMTGIHGLHVIIGMGLITWILLRNARNEFSSRYYAPVENVGLYWHLVDLVWIYLFPLLYLVG; from the coding sequence ATGAGCTCGCAGGCTTTGGAGGGCGGCGAGGCAGGGGAGCAGAAGCTCTCTCCCCAGTTCCACGTCGCCCACCACTTCGACAAAGCCGACACCCAGTTCGACGCAGGTCGCATGGGCGTGTGGCTGTTCCTGGTGACGGAGATCTTGCTCTTCGGAGGCCTCTTCTGTGCCTTCGCGATCTTCCGGAGCAAGTTCTTCCCGTCGTTCGTCGAGGCGCATCACCACCTCGACAAGGTGATGGGCGGCATCAACACGCTCGTCCTCATCTGCTCGAGCTTCACGATGGCCGTCGCGGTGCGTTCGGCGCAGAAGAACCAGACCAAGAGGACCACGGTCCTCCTGGCCATCACGCTCGCCTGCGCCGCCGCATTCCTTGTGATCAAGTACTTCGAGTACAGCCACAAGATCCATGACGGCCTGCTCCCGGGGCAGCTCTTCCACGCGCAGGGCTTCACCACCGGGCACCCGGGGCTCTTCTTCGCGATCTACTTCATGATGACGGGCATCCACGGCCTGCACGTCATCATCGGCATGGGCCTCATCACCTGGATCCTCCTCCGGAACGCGAGAAACGAGTTCTCGAGCCGCTACTACGCGCCCGTCGAGAACGTCGGCCTCTACTGGCATCTCGTCGACCTCGTCTGGATCTACCTCTTCCCGCTGCTCTACCTGGTCGGCTGA
- a CDS encoding glycosyltransferase family 2 protein, with product MGAIVWVIRLLDLLIVGYVTGFFLINLRFLVTAHRRVRRELMAELVRPAALSADDAFLPVVSLLVPAYNEEVTIVESLQSQLRLAYPAYEIVICNDGSKDRTVDVLLGAFPFVPVELEAAEGIATAPVRGTWECREGLPPSVKRMVLIDKENGGKADALNASASVASGDFVTSMDADSLLVPDALLIAVRKVMESPSDTVAVGVQVGLTNGSLIRDGRVEELRLPASAIGQFQIVEYMRSFAKGRTALSEDNAVLILSGVFALIRRDVLFEVGGFLTRHVRSRIAIEYCSEGAHTVCEDMEIVVRLHRYLLDKRRPGKIVCLPFVVAWTEAPESYRDLGKQRARWYRGLWEVLNYHRAVIFRPAFRQIGLFAVPYQIAFEALAPPLECMGYLLLVLTLVFGALSVQALLAFLALAMAMNFCLSTLSVALCTFSARATRRHTGGTSLIGYERTSDALRLVLMGLLSNVGYRQYLVLWQLRGLYDFLKGKKGWDKFGRKGFAQTAAPAASQAR from the coding sequence GTGGGCGCGATCGTCTGGGTCATACGGCTCCTGGATCTCCTCATCGTCGGATACGTGACGGGGTTTTTCCTGATCAATCTCCGATTCCTCGTGACGGCCCACCGGCGGGTCCGGCGCGAGCTGATGGCCGAGCTGGTGAGGCCCGCGGCGCTGTCCGCGGACGACGCGTTCCTGCCGGTCGTGTCGCTGCTCGTGCCCGCCTACAACGAGGAGGTCACGATCGTCGAGAGCCTCCAATCGCAGCTCCGGCTCGCCTATCCCGCCTACGAGATCGTCATCTGCAACGACGGATCGAAGGATCGGACCGTGGACGTCCTCCTCGGGGCCTTCCCGTTCGTTCCGGTGGAGCTCGAGGCGGCCGAGGGCATTGCGACGGCGCCCGTGCGCGGCACGTGGGAGTGCCGCGAGGGCCTGCCTCCGAGCGTCAAGCGAATGGTGCTCATCGACAAGGAGAACGGCGGAAAGGCCGACGCCCTGAATGCGTCCGCGTCCGTCGCCTCCGGCGATTTCGTCACCAGCATGGACGCCGATAGCCTGCTCGTCCCCGACGCGCTGCTCATCGCCGTGCGCAAGGTGATGGAGTCGCCCTCCGACACGGTGGCCGTCGGCGTGCAGGTCGGGCTCACGAACGGCTCGCTCATCCGGGACGGGCGCGTCGAGGAGCTGCGGCTGCCGGCGAGCGCCATCGGCCAGTTTCAGATCGTCGAGTACATGCGCTCGTTCGCCAAGGGACGCACGGCCCTGTCCGAGGACAACGCCGTGCTCATTCTCTCGGGCGTCTTCGCGCTCATCCGTCGCGACGTGCTCTTCGAGGTCGGCGGTTTTCTCACGCGCCACGTGCGCTCCAGGATCGCCATCGAATACTGTTCGGAGGGAGCGCACACCGTCTGCGAGGACATGGAGATCGTGGTGCGGCTGCACCGTTACCTGCTCGACAAACGCAGGCCCGGCAAGATCGTTTGCCTGCCGTTCGTCGTCGCGTGGACGGAGGCGCCGGAGAGTTATCGCGATCTCGGCAAGCAGCGGGCGCGCTGGTATCGGGGGCTGTGGGAGGTCTTGAATTATCACCGCGCGGTCATCTTTCGCCCTGCCTTCCGGCAGATCGGGCTCTTCGCGGTGCCTTATCAGATCGCGTTCGAGGCCCTCGCCCCGCCGCTCGAGTGCATGGGCTATCTCCTGCTCGTCCTCACGCTCGTCTTCGGCGCGCTCTCCGTCCAGGCGCTGCTCGCATTCCTCGCGCTGGCCATGGCCATGAATTTCTGCCTTTCGACCCTGTCGGTCGCCCTCTGCACGTTCTCGGCGCGCGCGACGCGGCGGCACACGGGGGGGACCTCGCTCATCGGCTACGAGCGCACGTCGGACGCGCTCCGGCTCGTCCTGATGGGCCTGCTCTCGAACGTCGGCTATCGACAGTACCTCGTTTTATGGCAGCTCCGCGGGCTCTACGACTTTTTGAAGGGCAAGAAGGGCTGGGACAAGTTCGGGCGCAAGGGGTTCGCGCAGACGGCGGCGCCGGCGGCGTCGCAGGCTCGATAG
- a CDS encoding cytochrome C oxidase subunit IV family protein — MSTSHAEHGHGHGAGGDHVPHVLPMKVYLGTWGTLLFLTVVTVGASYLDLGHTGNLLVALLIATIKASVVALIFMHLLWDQKFHLIIFIFSVLFLAIFIGFTMFDTQYRGEAEMMEGQRPIDIKQPFEGQASGDIAKPAQTTGAAAPVATGTPAPPATPNSPAH; from the coding sequence ATGAGCACTTCGCACGCAGAGCACGGACACGGACACGGCGCCGGAGGCGACCACGTTCCGCACGTCCTGCCGATGAAGGTCTACCTCGGGACCTGGGGCACGCTCCTGTTCCTCACGGTCGTGACCGTCGGCGCGAGCTACCTCGACCTCGGCCACACCGGCAACCTGCTCGTCGCGCTCCTCATCGCGACGATCAAGGCCTCCGTCGTGGCGCTGATCTTCATGCACCTCCTGTGGGACCAGAAGTTCCACTTGATCATCTTCATCTTCTCGGTGCTGTTCCTGGCGATCTTCATCGGCTTCACGATGTTCGATACCCAGTACCGCGGAGAAGCAGAGATGATGGAGGGCCAGCGGCCCATCGACATCAAGCAGCCCTTCGAGGGCCAGGCGAGCGGCGACATCGCCAAGCCCGCGCAGACCACCGGCGCGGCTGCGCCCGTCGCCACGGGGACGCCCGCGCCTCCCGCCACGCCCAACTCTCCCGCGCACTGA